From Tursiops truncatus isolate mTurTru1 chromosome 13, mTurTru1.mat.Y, whole genome shotgun sequence:
ACCCTTATTGTGCAGAATGGGTCATGTGGTTATTCCTGAGCCAATCAGTGTGGTCAGGAGGATGGGATATGCAAACTGGCCTGGCCTGGGGCACATGccagggagtgggggtggggtggggcaggatgCAGGGGGACTGGGTACTTGGCAGGGGAAAAATAGCAGAGATGGGGGTAGTGGTACATGAGGGCTGTGGCCTCGCTGCAGGTGCCAGGCTGGGAGACAAGGACTTCTGGGACCTGTAGGCAAccctctgctgctgcagctgcctggcagggggtgcgggtgggggtgggcaagGTTTTTAGGGTTTATTTCCCCAGCTCACTGTTTCTCTTCCCTTGCCAGACTGATTGGCCACACTCCTTCTTACTGCGATGAGTCGCTCTTTGGCTCCCGACCTGAGGGCGCCGGCTGGGAGGCCTCGTGGATGGCGAAGGGGGATGCTGCAAAGCTCCATGCCCTCTTCTGGACACCCCCAGCTACCCCTAGGGGCAGCCACTCACCCCGCCCCAGGGAGACTCCAGTGCGAGCCATTCACCCAGCTAGTCCCTCAAAGACAGAGCGCCGGGTGGTGGCAGATTCCCGGAGGTTGTCCGTGGACGGGTTAGACTCTCCACGCCCTCCGAGGCGGGAGCGTTCTTATTCCCTCACCCACCTTAATGTCCCCAGCacgagtcacccacccaccagtacCCCCTGCACAAATGGGCCTCGAGATCCCAGACCTTCCCCGTCAGGAGTGACCTTCCGGAGCCCCCTGGTGACTCCCAGGGCTCATTCAGTCAGTGTTTCAGTGCCAGTTACCCCCCGACGAGGCGGAGCCATCCAGAAACCAAAGCCACCTTGGAAATGAATTTCTTGGTCCTTTCTGCAGGTTTGCCCATGGGGTCACAGCAAAGGGCAGAGTTTCAGAGGATGGCACTGGTGGGCGGGCCTTTGGGGAGACCACCAGGCATTGGCAAAGCACTCCTGGGGGCAGACAGAGAGAGGGTGGGCAGTGCCGCCCTTTCTTCTGACAACCTCTGGTTGCTCCCTGCTTTTGCCGCTGGTGTGGATATGAGGGCCGCCTCTGGAGATCCCTGTTTCAAGTTCTGTCATAGCCACACGGCATATCAGTGCCAACCCAGGGGTGTCCCCCGGGAGGGTCCCCCCACTCCCTCCATCACACCCACAACATTGTCTCGCCACCAAGAGTGAATAAATGGTATGATCGCCAACCCGGAGggttccttctccctcccttcaagCCAAGCTTCTGCTCAGGATGAGTTTCCAGCTGAGTCTGGACGCCTCAGGAATTTTCCCAGGCACAGTATGTGGACCAGCAGGGAACACGAGGTGATATGTGGgtggacatttaaaattttaatagtcatgtatttattttcatgtattaaatATATCAGCTCATCGAAGCCGTGAGTTTTGCTAattttttccttaggataaaGGCCAGTGTTAGGTCTGAGTTGATTTAAATAACAAAGGTAAATAACATAGCAATCATGACAGTGGCAGGTGGGCAACTAATCCTCCTGTGTTGGTTTCTAGCTAATACCACTAATTGGGGGGTTAGCTGATTCTTCCTGAGCTCAGAATATGGGCTATAGTTGACTTGTTTTgaaatcatatgtatatatatatatatatatatgatatacatttcctaccgtaaaaaaaaaaaaaaaacccacagtgacTAGGATTTGCTTGGACTTTGAGGGGTCCAAGAAGACCAGAAATTTCCACATGGCACCTGGAGAGCACTCGGGGAGGAAGCCTAAGTGGTCAGGGCCCGCCTGCCTCCTGCCCCGCACCATCCTGGGTCAGGCCCCTCAGGAGGAACAGCAAAGCCTTTGTTCTGATGGAGCTGCACCCAGAATCCCAGCATCCTGGTGGATTGCACCTCCGGGAAGCACCGGGATTCCAGAGAGGCCAGCTGGAAGCCACATCTTTGGTTCTGTGCCTCCACCTTTGGGGAAGGGAAGAGCAGACACTCCCGGGGAACAGTCTGGGAGGGACCAACAGTGCCTAGGACCAGGGGCGCACATTCAGACGCCTACACGGCTCCGGTGGGCCGTGAGGGACGCAAGCGAGCCATGCTCTTGGCACAGACAGCATTTTAAACATGTAGGGTGTTTAAATTTCCTAGAACACTTGCAAAGAATTAGTTCCCTCCCTCCTCAGTTTTACTTGAAACATTCAGCTCTCATTTGCCTTTATCCCTTGCCCCTATGTTTTAGTAGACATTGGCCACAAATACCTCTTTCCTCCAAACTGTACTAAAAAAGGGAAGCAACCGCCCAAGTATGATG
This genomic window contains:
- the RITA1 gene encoding RBPJ-interacting and tubulin-associated protein 1 isoform X3, with the protein product MNSVKTPVELAVSGMQTLHIQHRCRGSCRVKVRPSYVDETLFGSPAGTQPTPPAFDPPWMGKANRTRRVGTGASQASGANGSCETTSSRDKTLTLAPRKKNKYRLIGHTPSYCDESLFGSRPEGAGWEASWMAKGDAAKLHALFWTPPATPRGSHSPRPRETPVRAIHPASPSKTERRVVADSRRLSVDGLDSPRPPRRERSYSLTHLNVPSTSHPPTSTPCTNGPRDPRPSPSGVTFRSPLVTPRAHSVSVSVPVTPRRGGAIQKPKPPWK
- the RITA1 gene encoding RBPJ-interacting and tubulin-associated protein 1 isoform X1 — encoded protein: MVATVTTFHRETWKQGLAGRAHLLSPRTMNSVKTPVELAVSGMQTLHIQHRCRGSCRVKVRPSYVDETLFGSPAGTQPTPPAFDPPWMGKANRTRRVGTGASQASGANGSCETTSSRDKTLTLAPRKKNKYRLIGHTPSYCDESLFGSRPEGAGWEASWMAKGDAAKLHALFWTPPATPRGSHSPRPRETPVRAIHPASPSKTERRVVADSRRLSVDGLDSPRPPRRERSYSLTHLNVPSTSHPPTSTPCTNGPRDPRPSPSGVTFRSPLVTPRAHSVSVSVPVTPRRGGAIQKPKPPWK
- the RITA1 gene encoding RBPJ-interacting and tubulin-associated protein 1 isoform X2 — protein: MLRETWKQGLAGRAHLLSPRTMNSVKTPVELAVSGMQTLHIQHRCRGSCRVKVRPSYVDETLFGSPAGTQPTPPAFDPPWMGKANRTRRVGTGASQASGANGSCETTSSRDKTLTLAPRKKNKYRLIGHTPSYCDESLFGSRPEGAGWEASWMAKGDAAKLHALFWTPPATPRGSHSPRPRETPVRAIHPASPSKTERRVVADSRRLSVDGLDSPRPPRRERSYSLTHLNVPSTSHPPTSTPCTNGPRDPRPSPSGVTFRSPLVTPRAHSVSVSVPVTPRRGGAIQKPKPPWK